One region of Wyeomyia smithii strain HCP4-BCI-WySm-NY-G18 chromosome 3, ASM2978416v1, whole genome shotgun sequence genomic DNA includes:
- the LOC129728433 gene encoding S-adenosylmethionine mitochondrial carrier protein homolog isoform X2 encodes MSLDNRSISSNSFVYWSSLISGGVAGLVVDIVLFPIDTIKTRLQSERGFVRSGGFQGRWVSQSQQPYVHMVSAAGAEVVACLIRVPIEIAKQRRQALSMKHGASSLEIWYHAVKSEGIRRGLYRGFGTTIMREVPFSFIQFPLWEYFKLNWSAVTGTSLTPLSVAVCGAIAGGIAAGLTTPLDVAKTRIMLADEHTANRSSVSTILRGILRERGIKGMFAGFVPRVLWITLGGAFFFGFYDLTSRLLNSDESI; translated from the exons ATGTCGTTGGATAATAGATCGATTTCATCAAATTCCTTTGTATATTGGTCTTCTCTGATT TCTGGTGGAGTGGCTGGGTTAGTGGTAGACATTGTTCTATTCCCAATTGATACAATCAAAACACGACTACAAAGCGAACGAGGCTTCGTTAGATCCGGTGGATTCCAAG GTCGATGGGTAAGTCAGAGTCAGCAACCATATGTACACATGGTTTCAGCTGCTGGAGCCGAAGTGGTTGCATGTCTTATTCGTGTACCTATTGAAATTGCCAAGCAACGGAGGCAAGCTCTGTCAATGAAACACGGCGCTTCCTCATTAGAAATTTGGTACCACGCTGTGAAATCAGAAGGAATCCGTCGAGGGTTGTACCGAGGATTTGGTACAACAATTATGCGTGAAGTGCCTTTTTCATTTATTCAGTTTCCGTTGTGGGAATATTTTAAGCTGAATTGGAGCGCGGTTACAGGGACGTCTCTAACACCTCTTTCAGTTGCCGTTTGTGGAGCGATTGCCGGCGGTATAGCGGCCGGTTTAACCACGCCTTTAGATGTTGCAAAAACGCGAATTATGCTTGCGGACGAACATACTGCGAACAGGTCGAGTGTTTCAACCATTTTACGTGGAATTCTGCGAGAGCGAGGAATTAAAGG aatgtTTGCCGGGTTTGTGCCGCGTGTTTTATGGATCACTCTGGGAGGTGcctttttttttgggttttatGACCTTACTTCAAGGTTACTAAATTCGGATGAATCAATTTAA
- the LOC129728433 gene encoding S-adenosylmethionine mitochondrial carrier protein homolog isoform X3 produces MSLDNRSISSNSFVYWSSLISGGVAGLVVDIVLFPIDTIKTRLQSERGFVRSGGFQVAVCGAIAGGIAAGLTTPLDVAKTRIMLADEHTANRSSVSTILRGILRERGIKGMFAGFVPRVLWITLGGAFFFGFYDLTSRLLNSDESI; encoded by the exons ATGTCGTTGGATAATAGATCGATTTCATCAAATTCCTTTGTATATTGGTCTTCTCTGATT TCTGGTGGAGTGGCTGGGTTAGTGGTAGACATTGTTCTATTCCCAATTGATACAATCAAAACACGACTACAAAGCGAACGAGGCTTCGTTAGATCCGGTGGATTCCAAG TTGCCGTTTGTGGAGCGATTGCCGGCGGTATAGCGGCCGGTTTAACCACGCCTTTAGATGTTGCAAAAACGCGAATTATGCTTGCGGACGAACATACTGCGAACAGGTCGAGTGTTTCAACCATTTTACGTGGAATTCTGCGAGAGCGAGGAATTAAAGG aatgtTTGCCGGGTTTGTGCCGCGTGTTTTATGGATCACTCTGGGAGGTGcctttttttttgggttttatGACCTTACTTCAAGGTTACTAAATTCGGATGAATCAATTTAA
- the LOC129728433 gene encoding S-adenosylmethionine mitochondrial carrier protein homolog isoform X1, with protein sequence MSLDNRSISSNSFVYWSSLISGGVAGLVVDIVLFPIDTIKTRLQSERGFVRSGGFQGIYKGLAPAAAGSAPTAALFFCTYDGLKSHLGRWVSQSQQPYVHMVSAAGAEVVACLIRVPIEIAKQRRQALSMKHGASSLEIWYHAVKSEGIRRGLYRGFGTTIMREVPFSFIQFPLWEYFKLNWSAVTGTSLTPLSVAVCGAIAGGIAAGLTTPLDVAKTRIMLADEHTANRSSVSTILRGILRERGIKGMFAGFVPRVLWITLGGAFFFGFYDLTSRLLNSDESI encoded by the exons ATGTCGTTGGATAATAGATCGATTTCATCAAATTCCTTTGTATATTGGTCTTCTCTGATT TCTGGTGGAGTGGCTGGGTTAGTGGTAGACATTGTTCTATTCCCAATTGATACAATCAAAACACGACTACAAAGCGAACGAGGCTTCGTTAGATCCGGTGGATTCCAAGGTATTTATAAGGGTCTTGCACCAGCAGCAGCCGGTAGTGCTCCAACAGCAGCTCTGTTCTTTTGTACTTATGACGGGCTTAAATCACACCTAGGTCGATGGGTAAGTCAGAGTCAGCAACCATATGTACACATGGTTTCAGCTGCTGGAGCCGAAGTGGTTGCATGTCTTATTCGTGTACCTATTGAAATTGCCAAGCAACGGAGGCAAGCTCTGTCAATGAAACACGGCGCTTCCTCATTAGAAATTTGGTACCACGCTGTGAAATCAGAAGGAATCCGTCGAGGGTTGTACCGAGGATTTGGTACAACAATTATGCGTGAAGTGCCTTTTTCATTTATTCAGTTTCCGTTGTGGGAATATTTTAAGCTGAATTGGAGCGCGGTTACAGGGACGTCTCTAACACCTCTTTCAGTTGCCGTTTGTGGAGCGATTGCCGGCGGTATAGCGGCCGGTTTAACCACGCCTTTAGATGTTGCAAAAACGCGAATTATGCTTGCGGACGAACATACTGCGAACAGGTCGAGTGTTTCAACCATTTTACGTGGAATTCTGCGAGAGCGAGGAATTAAAGG aatgtTTGCCGGGTTTGTGCCGCGTGTTTTATGGATCACTCTGGGAGGTGcctttttttttgggttttatGACCTTACTTCAAGGTTACTAAATTCGGATGAATCAATTTAA